The following are from one region of the Sorghum bicolor cultivar BTx623 chromosome 2, Sorghum_bicolor_NCBIv3, whole genome shotgun sequence genome:
- the LOC8063474 gene encoding ras-related protein RGP1: MSRGGSHGELGQRIDYVFKVVLIGDSAVGKSQLLARFARNEFNLDSKATIGVEFQTRTLNIDARTVKAQIWDTAGQERYRAVTSAYYRGAVGAMLVYDITKRQSFDHVARWLEELRGHADKNIVIMLIGNKSDLGTLRSVATEDAKEFAERENLFFMETSALEAVNVENAFMTVLTEIYRVVSKKNLVANEESDSSGNSSLLKGTKIVVPGQEPPPTSKATCCMSS, translated from the exons ATGTCTCGGGGCGGTAGCCACGGGGAGCTGGGCCAGAGGATCGATTACGTCTTCAAGGTGGTTCTCATCGGCGACTCCGCTGTGGGCAAGTCGCAGCTGCTCGCCCGCTTCGCCCGCAACGAGTTCAACCTCGACTCCAAGGCCACCATCGGAGTCGAGTTCCAGACGCGCACCCTCAACATCGACGCCCGCACCGTCAAGGCACAGATCTGGGACACCGCAGGCCAGGAAAG GTACCGAGCAGTAACAAGTGCCTACTACAGGGGTGCAGTTGGAGCTATGTTAGTATATGACATAACCAAGCGCCAGTCCTTTGATCATGTGGCTAGGTGGCTTGAGGAACTACGTGGCCATGCTGATAAGAACATTGTTATCATGCTTATTGGTAACAAATCTGATCTGGGAACACTTCGTTCTGTCGCAACTGAAGATGCAAAAGAGTTTGCTGAGCGTGAGAACCTCTTCTTTATGGAGACCTCTGCACTTGAGGCTGTCAATGTTGAAAATGCTTTCATGACTGTACTGACGGAGATTTACCGGGTTGTCAGCAAGAAAAACCTTGTTGCCAATGAGGAGTCTGATTCTAGTGGAAACTCGAGTTTACTGAAAGGAACAAAGATTGTTGTCCCTGGTCAAGAGCCACCCCCTACATCCAAGGCAACATGTTGTATGTCCTCCTAA